The genome window GATCGCCATCAGCAGAAGCAGGCCGAGCAGGGGACCCGGGAGAAATCGGTACATGTGGTGCTCGCCTTGTTTCCGATGCTGAACCGTTTTCCGCGCTGCGATCGTATCGTGCGAGGCGAGCGGCTGGTCCGGACGGCCGCTAGATACGCACCTCGACGGGCAAAAAAAAGCCCGCGATCGTCCGCGTGCGACATGCGGTGCGTCATGCGAGCGAAGCAGGCGCGGTCGCGCCCCGCTACCGTGGCGTTTCGTAAGGTCCGGCGATAGCGTTCGGCCGTGATGAATGCGCCCATCGTGATCACCGGAGCCAACGGGCTCGTCGGCTCGGCTCTCGCAGAGTTCGCTCGCGACGGCGGGTTCGCTGTCCGCAGCCTCGTGCGACGGCCCGACGGATCGCCGGGCCAGTACGCGTGGGATCCGGCCACTCGTTCCGTGGATCCGTCTGCGCTCGATGGCGTGCAGGCGGTCGTGCATCTGGCCGGAGAGAACATCGCCGACCGCCGCTGGACGGACGAAACGAAGAGCCGCATCCTCTCGAGCCGCACGCAGGGGACACAGTTTCTGTGCGAGACGCTGGCGCGGCTTCGCAAGCCACCGCAGGTTCTCGTCTCCGCATCGGCCGTCGGGTTCTACGGAGATCGCGGCTCCGAGCCGCTCGACGAAACATCGAGCCGCGGCCGCGGTTTCCTGGCAGAAGTATGCGAGCAGTGGGAGCAGTCGACGTCGGTCGCGCGCGACGCCGGCATTCGCGTGGTTCTGCTCAGGCTCGGCGTCGTGATGACTCCCGCCGGCGGTGCGCTCGCGAAGATGCTTACTCCGTTTCGCTTCGGCGGCGGAGCCACGCTCGGCAGCGGCGAGCAGTACGTGAGCTGGATCGCGCTCGAGGACCTGCTCGCCGCCATCGTCCATTGCATCGGCGAGAGCCGCCTCGACGGCCCCGTCAATGCGACGGCGCCCGCGCCGGTGACCAACGCCGAGCTCACTCGCACGCTGGCATCGGTGCTCCGCCGGCCGGCATTCCTGCGCGTGCCGGCGTTCGTGCTTCGCGGGCTGCTCGGGGAGATGGCCGACGAGATGCTCCTCGCATCGGCAAAAGTGTTGCCGCGACGGCTCGACAAGAGCGGGTTCGTTTTTCGCTACCCGGAGCTCGGCGCGGCCTTGAGCGCGATGCTGGCCGGATAACGACCCGCTCTAGCCAGAGAACGCGACGCAGGACCGGAACGGTGCCGCATTCTGCCCGCCGCAGCCAGAGGTAGCGCGTCAGACGTGATTGCGCAGCAGCAGCTCGCGCGGATGCGGCTCGAGATAAGTCTGGCGCGCAAGGGTTTCGATGCCGTGAAGGTCCACGTAGTGGCGCACCAGCGTGATCGGCACGACGAGCGGTACCAGCTCGCGGCGGTAGTCCTCGATCACTGCCGCGAGCGCCGCGCGTGCGCGCGCATCGAGGACGTTCCGAAACTGGCCGAGCATGTGCTGCAGCACATTGACGTGGCGCCGCCGGACCGCAGGTTTTGCAAGCGCGGCGAGGAACGCCGTGCGGTACTGCGCAGCGACCTCCGAACGCGGCATGGCGGATGCTCCCGCGACGATCCTGCCGAGCGCGGTCGCAGCAGCCGGCTGATGCGCCGACAGCAGCATCTTTTCGCGCGTGTGAAAGTCGACGAGGGATTTCATCGTCCAGCGGCCGGCGAAGAGCCCTGCGACGCGGTGATGCGCAAACACGCGCTCGATGAAGCTCTCGCGCAGCACCGCATCGCAGAGCCTGCCTTCTTCCTCGACGGGAAGATGCGGCAGAGCCGCGAGAAGCTCGGCGGCGAAGATTCCCGAGGTCGAATCCGACGGCATGCCGGCGCTCGTGTAGACGCGTACGCGCTCCATTCCGCACGACGGCGAGGACTTCTTCAGGATGTATCCGCAGATTCCGAGACGCGACAGCGCCGCGATCCGCCGGCGCGCGAACCGGCGCATCGTATCGGTATGGTCGGCCCCGCTGGTCACGCCGCGCATGCGAACCTCGCCGCCGGTTCGCACCAGGCGCACCGGCTCGCGCGGCGTTCCCATGCCGGCTTCGACTTCGGGGCAGACCGAGACCATCTCGAAGTGTGCGGCAAGCACGTCGGTCACGTAGCGATCGTGTTTGTGTCCGGCATCGTAACGCACCGGCTCGCCGAGCAGGCACGCCGAAACGCCGACGCGAATCCTCGCAGACGGCAACGGCTCACCCGATAGCTCCGCGCGCCCGGCCTTCTTCTCAATCGTTCTGCCGGAAAATTTTCGCACTTCGGCCACGACCGGCTTATACCGCGATGCAGGTGCACAGGAAGCCGGCTGTTACTGGCGCCCGCTGATTCGGGGGAGGTGCAATTGCGATGCTGCTGACCACGTTCGCCGCAATATTGACGCTGTTCGTGATGCTCTGGGTGGCCAGCCTCATCCTTCACGACGCGAGCATTGCCGACCGGTTCTGGGGCATCGGATTCCTCATCATCGCATCGTCGGCGTCGGCGGCGACCGACGGTGCCGTCGTGCGTGCGCATCTCGTGCTCGCGCTGACCGCGATCTGGGGAGTGCGCCTGTCGCTGTACATCATGATGCGCAGCATCGGCGCGGGAGAAGACTTCCGCTACCGGCAGATGCGCCGGCACTGGGGGGAATCGTTCCCGCTCGTCAGCCTCGTGACGGTCTTCGGGCTCCAGGCCGCCATTGCGTGGATCGTCTCGCTTCCGGTGCAGGCTGCGATCGCCGCGCGAACGCCGGCCGGTCTGACGCTTCTCGATTTCGCCGGCGTAGGCATGTGGACGGCCGGATTCCTCTTCGAGACGATCGCCGACTTCGAGCTCGCGCGCTTCAAGTCCGATCCCCGCAACCGCGGCCGGCTGCTTGATCGCGGACTGTGGCGCTACAGCCGTCACCCGAATTATTTCGGCGATGCGCTCGCGTGGTGGGGACTGTGGCTGATCGCCGGAGCAACGGGCGCGTGGTGGACCGCCGTCGGGCCCGCGCTGATGACGTTCCTGCTGCTGCGGGTCTCGGGCGTCTCCCTGCTCGAAAAGAACCTGCGCAAGGCCCACGGCGACTACGAATCGTACTGCCGCCGCACGAGCCCGTTCGTGCCGATGCCGCCGCGCGGCGGCTGAGCGGCGGCTGCAGGCTAGTCGCCGCTGCGGTGCCGCGCGATCTCGCCTTCGACCATGTAGATCACGTCCTCGGCAATGTTCGTGGCATGATCCGCGATGCGCTCGAGATAGCGCGAAACCGAAAGATAGTGCGTCAGCGTCGCAAATTCCGACGGATGCCGCCCCACCGCGTCCTCGACGCGCCGGAACGTGTCGCGATGCATCGAATCGGCCTCGTCGTCCATCGCGCAGACCCTGCGCGCGAGCCTGGCATCGAGATTCACGAGCGCATTGAGCGCCTCCGACAGCATCGAGCGCACGAGCTTTGCCATCGCGCCGACGTCGAGCGGCTTCTCGCTCACCTCGGCCACGCTCGAAAGGAACACCGCGCGCTCGCCGATGTTGACCGCCAGGTCGCCGATGCGTTCGAGATCGCTGTTGAGCCGGATGCACGCGACGATGAAGCGCAGGTCCTGCGCGACCGGCTGGTGCAGCGCGAGCAGCTTCAGGCATTCCTCTTCGACTTCCACTTCGAGCGCGTCGATGTGCGAGTCGAAATCGATGACCTGCTGGCCTGCCCCCGCGTCGCGGGCGTTGATGGCGGCAACGCTGCGCGCGACCGATTCCTCGACGAACGCGGCGAGCGAGAGAATCTGCTTCTTCAGCTTCTCGATTTCGAGATCCAGGTGCTTCGGCATTGCGTTCCCTCTTCCTTACCCGAACCGACCCGAGATGTACGCTTCGGTCGCTTTCCGGTGCGGCCTGCTGAACATCTCGAGCGTTCCGCCGTACTCCACCAGCCGGCCGAGATACATGAATGCCGTGAAATCGCTGGTCCGCGACGCCTGCTGCATGTTGTGCGTGACGATCAGAATCGTGTAGTCGCCGCGCAGCTCGGCGATCAGGTCTTCGATGCGCGACGTGGCGATCGGGTCGAGCGCCGAGCACGGCTCGTCCATCAGCAGCACTTCGGGGTCGGCCGCGATCGCGCGCGCGATGCACAGGCGCTGCTGCTGTCCGCCCGACAGGCCGAGCGCGCTCGCCTCGAGACGATCCTTGACCTCGTCCCACAGTGCGGCGCCGCGAAGGCTTCGCTCGCAGACCTCGTCGAGCACGCGGCGGTCGCGCTCGCCGTCGATGCGCAGCGGGTAGACGACATTCTCGCGGATGCTCATCGGGAACGGATTCGGCTTCTGGAAGACCATGCCCATGCGCTTGCGGAGCTCGATGACGTCGATCGCCGGATCGTGGATCGAGTGGTCGCCGAGGCGCATGTCGCCGCGGATGCGCACGCCTTCGACCAGATCGTTGAGGCGGTTGACCGAGCGCAGCAGCGTCGACTTGCCGCAGCCGGATGGACCGATCAGCGAGGTGACCTTGCGACGATCATCGAGACGTCGAACAGGGCCTGGCTCTGGCCGTACCAGAGGCAGAACTTCTCGATCGTAACCGCTGCCTCCTCGCCCGCCAGCGAGCGATGCGTCTCGGTCGCCGCGTCTTTCGCCCGCGCCGCATCGTCAAGGACGGTGTCTGTCGAGGCCATGGTCCGGATCTCCGTCTCGAGCTGCATCAGAACTGGCTCGTCATGAACCGGCGGCGCAGGCGCGCGCGCAGCCAGATCGCAGCGAGGTTGAGCGACGCAATGATGGCGATCAGCAGGAGCGTCGTCGTGTAGACCATCGGCTTTGCGGCTTCGCTGTTCTGACTCTGGAAGCCGACGTCGTAGATGTGAAACCCGAGGTGCATGAAGCTGCGCTGCAGATGAACGAACGGCGCGACGCCGTCCACGGGCAGCTCCGGCGCGAGCTTGACGGCGCCGACCAGCATCAGCGGCGCAACTTCGCCCGCGCCGCGGGCGATCGCGAGGATCATGCCGGTCAGAATTCCCGGCATCGCGCGCGGCAGTACGATGCGCCGGATCGTCTGCCACTTGGACGCCCCGCACGCGTACGATCCTTCGCGCATCGAATTCGGAACCGCCGCGAGCGCTTCCTCGGTCGCGACGATCACGACCGGCAGCGTCAGCAGCGCGAGGGTCAGCGAAGCCCACAGGATGCCGCCGGTGCCGAACGTCGGCGTCGGCAGCTTTTCGGAAAAGAAGACCTGGTCGATGCCGCCGCCGAC of Candidatus Limnocylindrales bacterium contains these proteins:
- a CDS encoding TIGR01777 family oxidoreductase translates to MNAPIVITGANGLVGSALAEFARDGGFAVRSLVRRPDGSPGQYAWDPATRSVDPSALDGVQAVVHLAGENIADRRWTDETKSRILSSRTQGTQFLCETLARLRKPPQVLVSASAVGFYGDRGSEPLDETSSRGRGFLAEVCEQWEQSTSVARDAGIRVVLLRLGVVMTPAGGALAKMLTPFRFGGGATLGSGEQYVSWIALEDLLAAIVHCIGESRLDGPVNATAPAPVTNAELTRTLASVLRRPAFLRVPAFVLRGLLGEMADEMLLASAKVLPRRLDKSGFVFRYPELGAALSAMLAG
- a CDS encoding DUF523 and DUF1722 domain-containing protein gives rise to the protein MPSARIRVGVSACLLGEPVRYDAGHKHDRYVTDVLAAHFEMVSVCPEVEAGMGTPREPVRLVRTGGEVRMRGVTSGADHTDTMRRFARRRIAALSRLGICGYILKKSSPSCGMERVRVYTSAGMPSDSTSGIFAAELLAALPHLPVEEEGRLCDAVLRESFIERVFAHHRVAGLFAGRWTMKSLVDFHTREKMLLSAHQPAAATALGRIVAGASAMPRSEVAAQYRTAFLAALAKPAVRRRHVNVLQHMLGQFRNVLDARARAALAAVIEDYRRELVPLVVPITLVRHYVDLHGIETLARQTYLEPHPRELLLRNHV
- a CDS encoding DUF1295 domain-containing protein, coding for MLLTTFAAILTLFVMLWVASLILHDASIADRFWGIGFLIIASSASAATDGAVVRAHLVLALTAIWGVRLSLYIMMRSIGAGEDFRYRQMRRHWGESFPLVSLVTVFGLQAAIAWIVSLPVQAAIAARTPAGLTLLDFAGVGMWTAGFLFETIADFELARFKSDPRNRGRLLDRGLWRYSRHPNYFGDALAWWGLWLIAGATGAWWTAVGPALMTFLLLRVSGVSLLEKNLRKAHGDYESYCRRTSPFVPMPPRGG
- the phoU gene encoding phosphate signaling complex protein PhoU: MPKHLDLEIEKLKKQILSLAAFVEESVARSVAAINARDAGAGQQVIDFDSHIDALEVEVEEECLKLLALHQPVAQDLRFIVACIRLNSDLERIGDLAVNIGERAVFLSSVAEVSEKPLDVGAMAKLVRSMLSEALNALVNLDARLARRVCAMDDEADSMHRDTFRRVEDAVGRHPSEFATLTHYLSVSRYLERIADHATNIAEDVIYMVEGEIARHRSGD
- the pstB gene encoding phosphate ABC transporter ATP-binding protein PstB is translated as MPLVRPEPGPVRRLDDRRKVTSLIGPSGCGKSTLLRSVNRLNDLVEGVRIRGDMRLGDHSIHDPAIDVIELRKRMGMVFQKPNPFPMSIRENVVYPLRIDGERDRRVLDEVCERSLRGAALWDEVKDRLEASALGLSGGQQQRLCIARAIAADPEVLLMDEPCSALDPIATSRIEDLIAELRGDYTILIVTHNMQQASRTSDFTAFMYLGRLVEYGGTLEMFSRPHRKATEAYISGRFG